From Chaetodon trifascialis isolate fChaTrf1 chromosome 1, fChaTrf1.hap1, whole genome shotgun sequence, one genomic window encodes:
- the LOC139331636 gene encoding up-regulator of cell proliferation-like: MNTDGQDPAVLLNFLSKLGLKKFYPNKLSLQSLLEINRKSIYEEAVLSVEEIPWCFLRKLLKINAECRNITQLSNSHDESDDLFDLDLYTADHAADDKKVHPLDLIVALFLCADSFLQQEIALKMSMCQFSVPFMLPHGNNSQCTLMLWALRDIVKEWRPHALSESRGFVEDNIVQANIPFYSFVRLKNCSLSKSQILNHVLSRGQQNHNIFIHRDMEGGSLNRRIANGLVEVCWFLPCGRENLDIFPEPVAFANLRGDIYESLAEFTFLLQVSTATFVFLDKVEENEHRILTSLQDVSSKLFLVVNFKAENDKGDMMSVKKTWKDLNLPQTNVKIKDSRVNVAEFSNRLSAAIKTSLFDVKTTISIVNMVDKAVELGLSVDESKTAKQIKVAEEIMDGIGVRSISHYKKQQLPLQGENWKRLSQLEKKECRMKVTSASGLEAYKAQLQVEKQKLREEQSKQKLSKGMKSFIETLSTNDKEKRDFFLKSMKFKFNAHSRDKLSVLRNKFKEQCKKKDAKLIAELDQALLDSSLGTEHYMREMGLIYEVSLQSEERAEAVSHLPALAAEMLLDGYPLELLDGDASNIPERWVTDVLMELHKKVGETSRLLVLTVLGVQSTGKSTLLNTMFGVQFPVSSGRCTRGAFMLFLRVGEDIQSDLNYDFIVLIDTEGLKSPELAQLEDSYEHDNQLATFVIGLSDVTIINIAMENAIEMKDVLQIAAHAFLRMKQIGKKPVCHFVHQNVAGVSAHAKSMTERKHLLDQLNEMTQIAAEMERQPSIQAFTDVLDYDMEQNNWNIPGLWHGTPPMAPVNTGYSEAVADFKRNLLVTLKRNRSNEVSQIPEFLEWIRSLWKAVKYENFIFSFRNTLVAHAYNNLCKEFSQWEWEFRKEILSWLKETELEILNTDNDSQTDTWNRLVASKKSEVPDRVELQQTIIKEKLCDYYKRKDRHVNLIEKYKTDFFNSISSIGNEIKHSACTKLDCILDLKIGLKKAQDIQREYRDVIEERVMKLLSDCKDSRLSDEQLTQEFEKMWAKATENLPGLKERDVSACILNQLRKNFSNRNVNEKLENVHDLKEIGKDQFKSRRNHTDCFMKRFLWTGDLQSFADSVIGTSTRSVLDKAKTNEDYHESFTRDLLVKIDEWLKQGYTRYNTTAQFEIDLKLHICGIAAREFQKMHQKFLSDNDSRNQLEKYKPQYLSDFLDLYKQRDHCQRKAADFVRCCIKPAVEEYIRRSLGIDIVDEIVTSCHSAEYSSRSFFQYNIQRELLQKEDFKSFVQYISQYEIYVKDWIFQHILQKMSEDRTLCKLKKKHLQVIVKKIKAATEWASKRKDGGLLPDDQKSIMELITKMRKYLIKDISLSVEAERSTLFQIRSTCHPFINSLEVSIEDLNKQLHEEFSNSVNITDTLNKLPNKPQDELFRRVFGCGQKCPFCKVPCEAGGKEHKLHHASVHRPQGLGRCRKIDTHKLVETLCTTSVHSEHLFKNKDTEQEWHPYKEYTTYYPDWHIPPDPSIEASDYWKYVLVQYNDSFAKEYNAKPADVPEAWTSITKQQALKGLKDAFNIK; encoded by the exons ATGAACACAGACGGACAAGATCCTGCAG TCCTACTCAACTTCCTGTCCAAACTTGGGCTGAAGAAGTTTTATCCCAACAAACTCTCGCTTCAGTCGCTCTTGGAGATCAACAGGAAGAGCATATATGAAGAAGCTGTTTTATCAGTGGAGGAAATACCTTGGTGTTTCCTCAGAAAACTGCTTAAAATAAACGCCGAATGCAGGAACATCACACAATTATCAAACAGTCATGATGAAAGCGATGATCTCTTTGACCTGGACCTTTACACTGCAGATCATGCTGCAGATGACAAGAAAGTTCACCCTCTCGACCTCATCGTGGCGCTCTTTCTTTGTGCTGACAGCTTCTTGCAACAGGAAATTGCCCTCAAGATGTCAATGTGCCAGTTTTCTGTCCCATTCATGTTGCCCCACGGCAATAACAGCCAGTGTACACTGATGCTGTGGGCTCTGAGGGACATCGTCAAAGAGTGGCGTCCACACGCTTTGTCTGAGTCAAGAGGCTTTGTTGAAGACAACATCGTCCAAGCAAATATTCCGTTCTATTCCTTTGTGAGgctgaaaaactgcagtttatCCAAGTCCCAGATTCTGAATCACGTTCTCAGTCGCGGCCAGCAGAATCACAATATCTTCATACACAGAGATATGGAAGGAGGGTCACTTAACCGGAGGATTGCGAATGGTTTGGTAGAGGTTTGCTGGTTCCTTCCTTGTGGAAGAGAAAATCTTGACATATTTCCAGAACCAGTTGCCTTTGCTAATTTACGAGGTGACATTTATGAATCGCTCGCGGAGTTCACTTTTCTTCTTCAAGTGTCAACCGCGACCTTTGTATTCCTGGACAAGGTTGAAGAAAATGAGCACAGGATTCTGACTTCTCTTCAAGACGTGAGCTCCAAGCTGTTCTTGGTTGTTAATTTCAAGGCAGAGAACGATAAAGGGGATATGATGTCTGTCAAGAAAACATGGAAGGATTTAAATTTACCACAGACGAATGTGAAAATCAAAGACTCAAGAGTAAATGTAGCAGAGTTTTCAAACAGACTCAGCGCAGCCATCAAGACGTCCCTGTTTGATGTCAAAACCACAATAAGCATCGTAAATATGGTTGACAAAGCGGTCGAACTCGGTCTGTCTGTGGATGAAAGCAAAACTgccaaacaaataaaagtaGCTGAGGAGATCATGGACGGCATTGGGGTGCGAAGTATCTCACACTACAAGAAACAGCAACTTCCTCTTCAAGGAGAAAACTGGAAGAGGTTATCGCAGTTAGAGAAGAAGGAATGCAGGATGAAGGTCACCAGTGCGTCCGGCCTTGAAGCGTATAAAGCTCAGCTAcaggtagaaaaacaaaaactgagggaggaacaaagcaaacaaaaactgtCCAAAGGAATGAAGAGTTTTATCGAAACCTTGTCCACAAatgacaaagagaagagagactTTTTCCTCAAGTCGATGAAATTCAAGTTTAATGCACATTCGCGGGACAAACTTAGCGTGCTGCGTAACAAATTTAAAGAGCAATGCAAGAAGAAAGACGCAAAACTCATTGCAGAGTTGGACCAGGCTTTGCTGGACAGCTCTTTAGGAACAGAGCATTACATGAGAGAGATGGGACTGATCTACGAGGTTTCCTTGCAGTCAGAAGAACGTGCTGAGGCGGTGTCTCATCTCCCCGCTTTGGCTGCTGAGATGCTCTTGGATGGATATCCTTTGGAGCTCCTGGATGGAGACGCTTCCAACATCCCAGAGAGGTGGGTGACAGATGTGCTGATGGAGCTTCACAAGAAGGTTGGAGAGACGAGCAGACTGTTGGTACTGACTGTGTTGGGTGTTCAAAGCACCGGCAAATCAACACTCCTCAACACCATGTTTGGTGTGCAGTTTCCTGTCAGCAGTGGAAGATGCACAAGAGGAGCTTTCATGCTGTTCCTCAGAGTTGGAGAGGATATACAAAGTGACTTGAATTATGACTTCATAGTTCTCATTGACACAGAGGGTCTAAAATCTCCTGAGTTGGCACAACTAGAGGACAGTTATGAGCACGACAACCAGCTGGCAACCTTTGTCATTGGTTTAAGTGATGTCACCATCATCAACATCGCCATGGAGAACGCCATAGAAATGAAAGATGTCCTGCAAATTGCAGCTCATGCATTCTTGAGAATGAAACAAATTGGGAAAAAGCCAGTTTGCCATTTTGTGCACCAAAATGTTGCTGGAGTTTCAGCTCATGCGAAGAGCATGACCGAAAGGAAACATCTCTTGGACCAGCTCAATGAAATGACTCAAATTGCCGCTGAAATGGAAAGGCAGCCCTCCATACAGGCCTTCACTGATGTGCTGGACTACGACATGGAGCAAAACAACTGGAACATCCCGGGACTCTGGCATGGGACCCCGCCAATGGCACCAGTTAACACAGGTTACAGTGAAGCTGTCGCCGATTTCAAGAGAAACCTTTTGGTGacactgaaaagaaacagaagcaaTGAAGTCTCACAGATCCCAGAGTTTCTGGAATGGATAAGAAGCCTGTGGAAAGCAGTAAAATATGAGAACTTCATCTTCAGTTTCAGAAACACTCTCGTTGCTCATGCATACAACAATCTTTGCAAAGAGTTCAGCCAGTGGGAATGGGAGTTCAGGAAAGAGATCCTCTCCTGGCTAAAGGAAACAGAGTTAGAAATCTTAAATACCGACAACGACTCTCAGACAGACACTTGGAACAGACTGGTCGCTTCAAAAAAATCAGAGGTGCCCGATAGAGTAGAACTCCAACAAACAATAATAAAGGAGAAGCTCTGTGACTACTAcaaaaggaaagacagacaCGTGAATCTGATAGAGAAATACAAAACCGACTTTTTCAACAGCATCAGCAGTATTggaaatgaaatcaaacactCAGCGTGTACTAAACTGGACTGCATCCTTGATCTAAAAATAGGTCTGAAAAAGGCTCAGGACATACAGAGGGAGTACAGAGATGTGATCGAAGAGCGGGTCATGAAGCTGCTGAGTGACTGCAAAGACTCCAGACTGTCAGACGAACAGCTGACTCAAGAGTTCGAGAAGATGTGGGCGAAAGCCACCGAAAACCTACCTGGCCTGAAGGAACGAGACGTGTCAGCGTGCATCCTCAACCAACTGAGGAAGAACTTCTCAAACCGGAACGTAAACGAGAAATTGGAAAATGTTCATGATCTGAAAGAAATTGGTAAGGACCAATTTAAGAGCAGACGGAATCATACAGACTGCTTCATGAAGAGGTTTCTTTGGACTGGAGATCTGCAGAGCTTTGCCGACAGCGTCATTGGCACTTCCACACGGTCCGTTCTCGATAAagcaaagacaaatgaagaTTACCATGAATCCTTCACCAGGGATCTTCTGGTAAAGATAGATGAATGGTTGAAACAAGGCTACACACGCTACAATACCACTGCACAGTTTGAGATCGACCTGAAGCTTCACATCTGTGGCATTGCTGCGAGGGAATTCCAGAAAATGCACCAGAAATTCTTGTCAGACAACGACTCTCGAAATCAGCTGGAGAAGTACAAGCCTCAGTACTTATCCGACTTCCTGGATTTATACAAACAGAGAGATCACTGCCAACGCAAAGCGGCTGATTTTGTCAGATGTTGCATCAAACCTGCTGTCGAGGAGTACATCCGCAGATCTCTGGGAATAGACATCGTGGATGAAATTGTGACGAGCTGCCACTCAGCAGAGTACAGCTCCCGCTCCTTCTTCCAGTACAACATtcagagagagctgctgcagaaggaAGACTTCAAAAGCTTCGTCCAGTACATTAGCCAGTATGAGATTTACGTCAAGGACTGGATATTTCAGCACATCTTGCAAAAAATGTCAGAGGACAGAACTTTGTGCAAGCTGAAAAAAAAGCATCTACAGGTCATagttaagaaaataaaagcagcgaCAGAGTGGGCCTCAAAAAGAAAGGATGGTGGTCTGCTGCCAGATGACCAGAAAAGCATCATGGAGCTCATCACCAAGATGCGCAAATATCTGATTAAAGACATCTCACTGTCcgtggaggcagagagaagcaCCTTGTTTCAGATCCGAAGTACATGCCACCCATTCATCAACAGCCTCGAGGTCTCAATAGAAGACTTAAACAAACAGCTTCATGAGGAATTCTCCAACTCGGTCAACATCACTGACACTCTGAACAAGCTTCCGAACAAACCACAAGACGAGCTTTTCAGGCGCGTGTTTGGTTGTGgacaaaaatgtccattttgtAAAGTTCCTTGTGAGGCTGGAGGCAAAGAACACAAGCTACACCATGCATCTGTTCATCGGCCACAAGGTCTTGGCAGATGTAGGAAAATAGATACTCATAAGCTGGTTGAAACACTGTGTACAACATCTGTGCACAGTGAACATCtcttcaaaaacaaagacactgaACAGGAGTGGCATCCTTACAAGGAGTACACCACCTACTATCCAGACTGGCACATTCCTCCGGACCCCTCCATAGAGGCATCTGACTACTGGAAGTATGTCCTGGTACAGTACAATGACAGCTTTGCTAAAGAGTACAACGCCAAGCCAGCTGATGTTCCAGAGGCCTGGACGAGCATCACGAAGCAGCAAGCACTGAAGGGCTTAAAAGATGCCTTCAACATTAAGTGA